The Canis lupus familiaris isolate Mischka breed German Shepherd chromosome X, alternate assembly UU_Cfam_GSD_1.0, whole genome shotgun sequence genome has a segment encoding these proteins:
- the RLIM gene encoding E3 ubiquitin-protein ligase RLIM gives MESSDSNDKGSGDQSAAQRRSQMDRLDREEAFYQFVNNLSEEDYRLMRDNNLLGTPGESTEEELLRRLQQIKEGPPPQNSDENRGGDSSDDVSNGDSIIDWLNSVRQTGNTTRSGQRGNQSWRAVSRTNPNSGDFRFSLEINVNRNNGSQNPENENEPSARRSGGENTDNSSQRQVENPRSEPTSTRPSRSERNSTEALTGEVAPTRGQRRARSRSPDHRRTRARAERSRSPLHPMSEIPRRSHHSISSQTFEHPLVNETEGSSRTRHHVTLRQQISGPDLLSRGLFAASGTRNASQGAGSSDTASSGESTGSGQRPPTIVLDLQVRRVRPGEYRQRDSIASRTRSRSQTPNNTVTYESERGGFRRTFSRSERAGVRTYVSTIRIPIRRILNTGLSETTSVAIQTMLRQIMTGFGELSYFMYSDSDSEPSGSVSSRNVERAESRNGRGGSGGSSSSGSSSSSSSSSSSSSSSSSSSSPSSSSSGESSETSSEVFEGSNEGSSSSGSSGARREGRHRAPVTFDESGSLPFLSLAQFFLLNEDDDDQPRGLTKEQIDNLAMRSFGENDALKTCSVCITEYTEGNKLRKLPCSHEYHVHCIDRWLSENSTCPICRRAVLASGNRESVV, from the exons GTGAAAGTACTGAGGAAGAGTTGCTGAGAAGACTACAACAAATTAAAGAGGGCCCACCACCACAAAACTCAGATGAAAACAGAG gtggAGACTCTTCAGATGATGTATCTAATGGTGACTCTATAATAGACTGGCTTAACTCTGTCAGACAAACTGGAAATACAACAAGAAGTGGGCAAAGAGGAAACCAATCTTGGAGAGCAGTGAGCCGGACTAATCCAAACAGTGGTGATTTCAGATTCAGCTTAGAGATCAATGTTAACCGTAATAATGGGAGCCAAAATCCAGAGAATGAAAATGAGCCATCTGCAAGACGTTCTGGTGGAGAAAATACAGACAACAGCAGCCAAAGGCAAGTCGAAAATCCACGATCTGAACCAACATCCACAAGGCCATCCAGATCAGAACGAAATTCAACTGAAGCGTTAACGGGAGAAGTCGCACCTACCAGAGGTCAGAGAAGGGCAAGAAGCAGGAGTCCAGATCATCGGAGAACCCGAGCAAGAGCTGAAAGAAGTAGGTCACCTCTGCATCCAATGAGTGAAATTCCACGAAGATCTCATCATAGTATCTCATCTCAGACTTTTGAGCATCCTTTGGTGAATGAGACCGAGGGAAGTTCTAGAACCCGGCACCATGTGACATTGAGACAGCAAATAAGTGGACCCGATTTGCTAAGTAGAGGTCTTTTTGCAGCTTCTGGAACAAGAAATGCCTCCCAAGGAGCAGGTTCTTCAGACACAGCCAGCAGTGGTGAATCTACAGGATCAGGACAGAGACCTCCAACCATAGTCCTTGATCTTCAAGTAAGAAGAGTTCGTCCCGGGGAATACCGGCAGAGGGATAGTATAGCTAGCAGAACTCGGTCAAGGTCTCAGACTCCAAACAATACCGTCACTTACGAAAGTGAACGAGGAGGTTTTAGGCGTACATTTTCACGTTCTGAACGGGCAGGTGTGAGAACCTATGTCAGTACCATCAGAATTCCGATTCGTAGAATTTTAAATACTGGTTTAAGTGAGACTACATCTGTTGCAATTCAGACCATGTTAAGGCAGATAATGACAGGTTTTGGCGAGCTAAGCTATTTTATGTACAGTGATAGTGATTCAGAGCCTAGTGGCTCAGTCTCAAGTCGAAATGTGGAAAGGGCAGAGTCACGGAATGGAAGAGGGGGTTCTGGTGGTAGTAGCAGTTCTGGTTCCAGTTCGAGTTCCAGTTCGAGTTCCAGTTCAAGCTCCAGTTCTAGTTCCAGTTCCAGTCCTAGTTCCAGTTCCAGTGGTGAAAGTTCAGAGACTAGCTCAGAGGTGTTTGAAGGCAGTAACGAAGGAAGCTCATCATCAGGCTCATCGGGTGCCAGGCGAGAGGGTCGACACAGGGCCCCGGTAACATTTGATGAAAGTGGCTCTTTGCCCTTCCTTAGTCTGGCTCAGTTTTTCCTCttaaatgaggatgatgatgaccAACCTAGAGGACTCACCAAAGAACAGATTGACAACTTGGCAATGAGAAGTTTTGGTGAAAACGATGCATTAAAAACCTGTAGTGTTTGCATTACAGAATATACAGAAGGCAACAAACTTCGTAAACTACCTTGTTCCCATGAGTACCATGTCCACTGCATCGATCGCTGGTTATCTGAGAATTCTACTTGTCCTATTTGTCGCAGAGCAGTCTTAGCTTCTGGTAACAGAGAAAGTGTTGTGTAA